A DNA window from bacterium contains the following coding sequences:
- a CDS encoding Fe-S cluster assembly protein SufB, with amino-acid sequence MTTTVDIDLGAYKLGWSDPEDDYVFKPEKGLSEDIIREMSFIKGEPDWMLNFRLKAYRRFQQRPMPTWGGGGLLDEIDFDDIYYYVKPAEEQA; translated from the coding sequence ATGACGACCACAGTTGACATTGACCTCGGCGCCTACAAGCTGGGTTGGAGCGACCCCGAGGACGACTACGTCTTCAAGCCCGAGAAGGGCCTGTCCGAGGACATCATCCGCGAGATGTCGTTCATCAAGGGCGAGCCGGACTGGATGCTCAACTTCCGCCTCAAGGCATACCGGCGGTTCCAGCAGCGACCCATGCCCACCTGGGGCGGCGGCGGTCTGCTGGATGAGATCGACTTCGACGACATCTACTACTACGTCAAGCCGGCCGAGGAACAGGCCA